The proteins below come from a single Rhodohalobacter sp. SW132 genomic window:
- a CDS encoding CDP-alcohol phosphatidyltransferase family protein has protein sequence MKEVMNVDGKKVLVRNDVFTWSNLISLSRVLVTIPIIYLHYENNREISLIVTLLIFYGAISDYLDGLVARLRNEISELGKILDPVADKVMAFFLFFYTVWLGWIPLWFFAIGVVRDVLIMIGSGYIKSKRGKVAMSTMSGKISVNVLALYWIAVFFFREATTIHSILMIVSLIMMAISFVHYFYRYKLILDGADFN, from the coding sequence ATGAAGGAAGTGATGAACGTTGATGGGAAAAAAGTCTTGGTCAGGAATGATGTTTTTACCTGGTCAAACCTGATTTCTTTATCGCGTGTACTTGTAACGATACCAATAATTTATCTTCATTACGAAAATAACAGAGAAATTTCGTTAATCGTAACGTTGTTGATTTTTTACGGTGCAATATCGGATTACCTTGACGGACTTGTTGCCCGGCTGAGAAATGAAATTAGTGAGCTTGGTAAAATCCTTGATCCCGTTGCAGATAAAGTGATGGCATTTTTTCTGTTTTTCTATACGGTCTGGCTCGGCTGGATTCCGCTCTGGTTTTTTGCAATAGGCGTGGTGCGGGATGTGCTGATTATGATAGGTTCCGGATACATTAAATCGAAACGTGGGAAAGTGGCAATGTCTACGATGTCCGGTAAAATATCCGTAAACGTTCTGGCTCTCTACTGGATTGCTGTATTCTTCTTCCGGGAGGCGACAACAATTCATAGTATATTAATGATCGTTTCATTAATTATGATGGCTATATCGTTTGTTCACTATTTTTACCGATATAAATTGATTTTGGACGGTGCTGATTTTAACTAA
- a CDS encoding NUDIX domain-containing protein: MNTGKTHPTTDAYEKLAEKKISSQQVFNGRLLQVYVDEVQLPDNTTSTRDWIKHPGASAVVPVFEDGTIMLLKQFRYPPRKVFIEVPAGKLDEGEPPVETAKRELLEETGIRCSSISDAGSFYPAIGYADEEIFVFVAWNLTLENKKEDDDEFVLNHRISFAKALEMIATGEITDAKTICSILKAKIWWEQNQPFPVSFS, translated from the coding sequence ATGAATACAGGCAAAACCCACCCTACCACAGACGCTTACGAAAAACTGGCAGAAAAAAAGATCTCATCTCAACAAGTGTTCAACGGACGGCTGCTCCAGGTATATGTTGATGAAGTTCAGCTTCCTGATAACACAACCTCAACCAGAGACTGGATTAAACATCCCGGCGCAAGTGCCGTTGTTCCCGTATTTGAAGATGGCACAATTATGCTTCTGAAACAATTCAGATATCCCCCGCGAAAAGTGTTTATTGAAGTGCCGGCAGGAAAACTTGATGAAGGCGAGCCGCCTGTAGAGACCGCAAAACGCGAACTGCTTGAGGAAACCGGTATCCGCTGTTCTTCGATTTCTGATGCCGGATCGTTTTATCCTGCCATCGGTTATGCTGATGAAGAAATTTTCGTATTTGTAGCCTGGAACCTTACTCTGGAGAACAAAAAAGAGGATGACGATGAGTTTGTGCTTAATCACAGGATTTCTTTTGCCAAAGCGTTGGAAATGATCGCAACGGGGGAAATCACAGACGCCAAAACCATCTGCTCTATTTTAAAGGCAAAAATCTGGTGGGAGCAAAACCAGCCGTTTCCGGTCAGTTTTTCCTGA
- a CDS encoding helix-turn-helix domain-containing protein has product MPKKIGSLTLYSVDDLHELLGMSKMTIRAYLREGKLKGKKLGVQWYVTEEAIRNYFEEPEDEPKPKKRKFKYIVQGVNDLVSETDECFTVDEALESLESQAIISLFQVKIVDTDSDEIVEIIKGRDFVERHT; this is encoded by the coding sequence ATGCCGAAGAAAATTGGTTCTTTAACACTCTACTCGGTTGATGACCTCCATGAGCTGCTTGGAATGAGTAAAATGACCATCCGGGCTTATCTGCGCGAAGGAAAGCTCAAAGGGAAGAAACTGGGGGTGCAGTGGTATGTTACGGAAGAAGCTATTCGAAACTATTTTGAAGAACCTGAAGATGAGCCGAAACCGAAAAAAAGGAAATTTAAGTACATCGTGCAGGGAGTAAACGACCTGGTTAGCGAAACCGACGAGTGTTTTACAGTTGATGAAGCCCTGGAATCACTTGAAAGTCAGGCAATTATCAGCTTGTTTCAGGTTAAAATTGTGGATACAGATTCAGACGAAATCGTGGAAATTATCAAAGGCCGTGATTTTGTAGAGCGGCACACCTAA
- a CDS encoding YceI family protein, with product MSKKESLWNPNPKRLFSYQREWKWPGNDCIGEGSFIPHAMKQIIYNRLIIIPILLLISISVISVGNAQILEMDSERSMLMFEGTSTLHSWDVEVTDFHVEFQVPDHWLEGVERWEASEIEGLYVEVPAGQLDGGRSRMNRDLRDALNAEENPEITFSKNSMKFTGELEDGKLADVAGMLTVAGEEREVTFQTEITHLNENEIESMGSLDIDMTNFGIDPPRALLGTIRTGEIIELSFHIIFIHRE from the coding sequence TTGAGTAAAAAAGAGTCGCTTTGGAATCCAAACCCAAAGCGGCTTTTCTCTTATCAGAGAGAATGGAAATGGCCAGGAAACGATTGTATTGGTGAAGGTTCATTCATACCGCATGCCATGAAGCAAATTATCTACAACCGGTTAATTATCATCCCTATTCTTCTGTTGATAAGTATTTCGGTTATATCCGTGGGAAATGCGCAGATTCTTGAAATGGATAGTGAACGGAGCATGCTTATGTTCGAGGGCACATCAACGCTGCACAGCTGGGATGTAGAGGTTACTGATTTTCATGTCGAGTTTCAGGTACCGGACCACTGGCTTGAAGGAGTTGAGAGATGGGAGGCGTCTGAAATTGAAGGACTATATGTTGAAGTGCCTGCAGGTCAGCTTGATGGGGGCAGAAGCCGTATGAATCGCGATTTGAGAGATGCGCTGAATGCAGAAGAAAATCCTGAGATAACCTTCAGCAAAAACTCCATGAAGTTTACGGGCGAATTGGAGGACGGAAAGCTCGCGGATGTAGCCGGAATGCTAACGGTTGCAGGTGAAGAACGGGAAGTTACATTTCAAACTGAGATTACCCATCTAAATGAGAATGAGATTGAGTCGATGGGGAGCCTGGATATTGATATGACAAATTTTGGCATCGATCCGCCAAGAGCGCTTTTAGGAACTATCCGGACCGGTGAAATAATCGAGTTATCATTCCATATTATTTTTATCCATCGGGAATAA
- a CDS encoding efflux RND transporter permease subunit: MGITETSVKRPIATAMVYLIVIVLGITGFRYLPVDLLPPIEYPRLSVSVDYPNVGPEEIETIITDQLENALSGVANLEEVTSTSSEGQGRVNLNFSRNTNLDEAANDVRAALDRVRRSLPEEADPPRVRKFDPNDSPIVIVGAQSTRQLDELTRILERDISKRLEQIPGVGAIDVWGGVYREIRVDLKRDRLTASGLTAQDVRNAIVAENNTLPGGNVRDGFSELYVRTLGEYTNVGQIAETIITVMDGKPVRVRDVADVVDDYQDIGRLVSINDEPMIRMGIRKQTGANTVEVSAGIERELERINSEREDLNLMIVINQSDFIQNSIDNVQQSAIWGGLLAIFVLYLFLRNGSTTFIISLAIPISIIATFGLLYFSGLTLNQMSFGGLALGVGLIVDNAIVVLENIVRIRGNGKSLKESALQGTSEVSGAIIASTLTTSVIFLPVVFMQTITGALFQELALVVVFALICSLFVALTLVPMLASKFMSIKPDSEITEKEKGRFQRMFAKVENRYSDVLKTAIRRKAIVFGVTALLLGGAVYGWGFISAELAPQTEADEVRIDFYLSDGMNIAVANQYLEELKTRVKAIAPMDQVKYMTTEVRNGRAQVELTMVDQSERNVSTYALADEIRDKIEGTIPGGSFRVRAQTGLWILRRIFGSGGEEAVQVQLRGHDLERAEEIADEIVTRMERVPAVRGARSDRQEGRPEQNIVFDREKIAELGLTGRDIAQAIQANVGGTRAGVYRDGGDEFDIMVRLRESDRMSTLDLDNISVRTATGATVPVSTVIKQESARGPVSINKINGQRVTYITANLESGATLGEAVSAIQSELATLSLPTGFSIVYGGEYEEQQRAQMDYLISIIMAFILIYMVMAAQFERFLDPLIVMFSVPVAIIGVIPTMLLTGTTMNMQSVMGLIMLIGIVVNNAIVLVDYINLMRRDRNLSVYEAVVQSGKLRLRPILMTTLTTILGLLPLSFGWGAGAEIQASLARVVIGGLAASTLITLVLIPVVYITADNIKVYITEKKAAFIASRDTVPEPASAQ; the protein is encoded by the coding sequence ATGGGAATAACAGAAACCTCCGTAAAACGTCCCATCGCTACGGCGATGGTCTACCTGATTGTAATTGTGCTTGGAATTACCGGCTTCAGATATCTGCCGGTTGATCTTCTGCCGCCAATTGAATACCCCCGGCTTTCCGTCTCAGTAGACTACCCGAATGTAGGTCCCGAAGAGATCGAAACCATCATTACCGATCAGCTCGAAAATGCGCTGTCTGGTGTTGCAAACCTCGAAGAAGTAACCTCAACGTCATCTGAAGGGCAGGGGCGCGTAAATCTTAATTTTTCAAGAAACACCAACCTCGATGAGGCCGCCAATGATGTTCGGGCGGCGCTGGATCGGGTCAGGCGAAGTTTACCCGAAGAGGCCGATCCGCCCAGGGTGCGGAAATTTGATCCGAACGACTCCCCGATTGTCATTGTGGGAGCACAATCCACCCGCCAGCTGGATGAACTTACACGGATCCTGGAGCGTGATATATCAAAACGTCTCGAACAAATTCCGGGCGTGGGCGCGATTGATGTCTGGGGCGGCGTCTACCGTGAAATACGTGTGGATCTAAAACGGGATCGCCTGACCGCAAGCGGTTTGACTGCGCAGGATGTGCGTAATGCGATCGTTGCCGAAAACAATACACTTCCGGGCGGGAATGTTCGTGACGGATTTAGCGAACTCTATGTGAGAACGCTGGGCGAGTATACCAACGTGGGACAGATTGCCGAGACCATCATAACCGTGATGGATGGAAAGCCGGTTCGTGTTCGTGATGTCGCCGATGTTGTGGATGATTATCAGGATATCGGGCGATTGGTGAGTATCAACGATGAACCGATGATCCGGATGGGAATCCGGAAACAGACCGGGGCAAATACGGTAGAGGTATCTGCCGGGATTGAACGTGAACTGGAACGGATCAACTCCGAACGGGAAGATCTGAACCTGATGATCGTAATCAATCAAAGCGATTTTATTCAGAACTCTATAGATAATGTGCAGCAATCGGCCATCTGGGGTGGGCTGCTCGCAATCTTTGTGCTATACCTGTTTCTTAGAAACGGCTCCACTACGTTTATCATCTCCCTCGCAATTCCCATATCGATCATCGCCACGTTCGGCCTGCTCTATTTTTCAGGTCTTACGCTGAACCAGATGAGTTTTGGCGGACTGGCTCTCGGGGTGGGTCTGATTGTTGACAACGCCATTGTGGTTCTCGAAAATATTGTACGGATCAGGGGCAATGGAAAATCTTTGAAAGAGAGCGCATTACAGGGAACAAGTGAAGTGTCCGGCGCGATTATCGCTTCCACATTAACAACATCGGTCATTTTTCTGCCGGTTGTGTTTATGCAAACCATTACGGGAGCACTGTTCCAGGAACTGGCACTTGTTGTGGTGTTTGCGCTGATATGTTCACTCTTCGTGGCTCTTACGCTTGTACCGATGCTTGCCAGTAAATTTATGTCGATTAAACCGGACAGTGAGATCACTGAAAAAGAGAAGGGTCGGTTTCAGCGAATGTTCGCAAAAGTGGAGAATCGTTATAGTGATGTTCTGAAAACCGCAATCCGGCGAAAAGCGATTGTTTTTGGTGTTACAGCCCTGCTTTTGGGTGGTGCCGTGTATGGATGGGGATTTATTTCCGCTGAACTCGCACCTCAAACGGAAGCAGATGAGGTCCGGATCGATTTCTACCTTTCGGACGGCATGAATATCGCCGTGGCAAATCAATACCTGGAAGAGCTGAAAACGCGAGTTAAAGCAATTGCCCCGATGGACCAGGTGAAATATATGACGACCGAAGTACGGAATGGCCGTGCGCAGGTGGAGCTCACCATGGTTGATCAAAGTGAACGGAACGTCAGCACATACGCTCTTGCTGATGAGATTCGTGATAAAATTGAAGGTACTATTCCGGGTGGATCGTTTCGGGTCAGAGCTCAGACCGGCTTGTGGATTCTGAGAAGAATTTTTGGTTCCGGAGGGGAAGAAGCGGTTCAGGTTCAATTGCGGGGTCACGACCTTGAACGAGCTGAGGAAATCGCAGACGAAATTGTAACCCGAATGGAGCGTGTTCCTGCTGTCCGTGGTGCACGATCCGATCGGCAGGAAGGCCGTCCGGAGCAGAATATTGTTTTCGACCGTGAAAAAATCGCTGAACTTGGATTAACCGGCCGGGATATCGCGCAGGCCATTCAGGCAAATGTTGGCGGAACACGAGCGGGTGTATATCGTGATGGCGGTGATGAGTTCGATATCATGGTGCGGCTTCGCGAAAGTGATCGTATGAGTACTCTTGATCTTGATAACATATCCGTTCGAACGGCGACCGGGGCCACAGTTCCGGTTTCAACCGTCATCAAGCAGGAGTCGGCACGCGGACCGGTGAGCATCAACAAAATAAACGGTCAGCGTGTAACCTACATCACCGCGAACCTGGAAAGCGGAGCTACGCTTGGGGAGGCTGTAAGTGCAATCCAGTCTGAACTCGCAACGCTCTCACTGCCAACAGGTTTCTCTATTGTATACGGCGGGGAGTATGAGGAGCAACAGCGCGCCCAGATGGATTACCTGATCTCAATCATCATGGCATTTATTTTGATTTACATGGTGATGGCCGCACAATTCGAACGGTTCCTCGATCCGCTGATTGTGATGTTTTCCGTGCCTGTGGCTATTATTGGTGTGATTCCAACGATGCTTCTCACCGGTACCACCATGAATATGCAGAGTGTAATGGGGCTGATTATGCTGATCGGTATTGTGGTGAATAACGCCATTGTGCTGGTGGATTACATCAATCTGATGAGAAGGGATCGAAATCTGAGTGTGTACGAGGCGGTTGTTCAGTCTGGTAAACTGAGGCTGAGGCCAATTTTAATGACCACGCTCACTACCATCCTCGGTCTGCTTCCGTTATCGTTTGGATGGGGTGCCGGCGCGGAGATCCAGGCATCATTAGCACGGGTTGTAATCGGTGGCCTCGCGGCATCCACACTTATCACACTGGTGCTCATACCGGTTGTCTATATCACAGCAGATAATATAAAAGTATATATCACCGAGAAAAAAGCGGCATTCATCGCTTCGCGGGATACTGTACCAGAACCTGCATCGGCACAGTAA
- a CDS encoding efflux RND transporter periplasmic adaptor subunit has protein sequence MKKILATATVITTLIIAGCSGENEADSRDNLSIPSVEAVQAQFGSLPLEERLSGSVRAQQQVEIYPRISAPVEEVYVQNGDQVNRGDPLVRLRDNEYNERLRQAEAELRINRARERQALAELNEAESQLRRQTILAERELSSEIEMERLEAQKQSAEANHELVRAQVEQAESNVEEQKDLLAQTIIRSPIDGTVGQRNADIGMQVSNTTRMFIVGNLNDAKITVNLTERMLTYINQGQTVRVQSEYMGDRMLEGTVSRISPFLGAGSFSTEAEIDISNTRDLLMPGMFVTVDIFYGESEQATIIPLSAIYRHPRTGETGVYIVPQFGAESEPVEQVDSANPPPLSEPMPVEFVPIDVIAQGRESAGVAGIQSGDWVVTVGQNMLINNESESARIRAVSWNRIMHMQQMQPQDLLRDIMNDRAANRSSEDLSTQS, from the coding sequence ATGAAAAAAATACTCGCTACAGCTACAGTTATTACCACTCTTATTATCGCAGGTTGCTCAGGAGAGAACGAAGCCGATTCAAGGGATAATCTTTCAATTCCATCTGTGGAAGCGGTTCAGGCACAGTTTGGCTCGCTGCCGCTTGAAGAACGGCTGAGTGGTTCTGTTCGGGCGCAGCAGCAGGTTGAAATTTATCCCCGAATATCAGCACCTGTAGAAGAGGTTTATGTGCAAAATGGTGACCAGGTTAACCGCGGAGATCCTCTTGTGCGCCTGCGTGATAACGAATACAATGAGCGCCTTCGGCAGGCTGAAGCCGAATTGAGGATCAACCGGGCACGTGAACGGCAAGCGCTTGCAGAGTTAAATGAAGCGGAATCTCAGCTTCGGCGACAGACTATTCTGGCTGAGCGGGAACTGAGCAGTGAGATCGAAATGGAACGGCTGGAGGCGCAAAAACAGTCTGCCGAAGCCAATCATGAATTGGTTCGGGCACAGGTTGAGCAGGCTGAATCGAATGTAGAAGAACAAAAAGATTTACTGGCCCAAACGATAATCCGGTCTCCAATTGATGGGACCGTAGGTCAGCGAAATGCGGATATCGGCATGCAGGTAAGTAACACTACGCGAATGTTTATTGTAGGAAACCTGAACGATGCAAAAATAACGGTGAACCTCACCGAGCGAATGCTTACCTATATCAACCAGGGGCAGACCGTACGTGTGCAGTCAGAATATATGGGCGATCGCATGCTGGAAGGGACGGTTTCCCGAATCTCTCCTTTTTTGGGTGCCGGATCATTCAGCACCGAAGCTGAAATTGATATCTCAAATACGCGAGATCTGCTTATGCCGGGGATGTTCGTTACCGTTGATATTTTTTACGGAGAAAGTGAGCAGGCAACGATTATTCCCTTGAGTGCGATTTACAGGCATCCAAGAACCGGGGAAACCGGTGTTTATATCGTTCCGCAATTTGGGGCAGAGTCGGAGCCGGTGGAGCAGGTTGACAGCGCAAACCCACCTCCCTTAAGTGAGCCAATGCCTGTTGAGTTTGTGCCGATAGATGTGATTGCGCAGGGCCGGGAATCGGCAGGAGTGGCCGGGATACAAAGCGGCGACTGGGTCGTTACGGTTGGGCAGAACATGCTGATCAATAATGAAAGTGAAAGCGCACGAATCCGGGCTGTATCATGGAATCGAATCATGCACATGCAGCAAATGCAGCCCCAGGATTTACTGCGGGATATTATGAATGATCGCGCAGCAAACCGGTCATCCGAAGATCTGTCAACACAATCGTAA
- a CDS encoding metal-dependent hydrolase, translating to MDSITQATLGAAVGEALLGKKAGYRAAAWGAVLGTLPDLDILIDPFVDAVNELYFHRNFTHSIIFALATAPVFGWLIDRFHIKLEVGWLRWANLSFWVIFTHILIDLPTTYGTQILQPFTNHPYALDSIFIIDPLFTLPLLTGLVGALVLRRSRPDTASLLNQAGLAIATLYMLWGLGIKSHVHSVFQESFKNQYGYFEQIKSTPNGPTTFLWNGYIIKQDTLYHSLYSIFDESTDLQFEKIPRNSHLIQPFEGDRAYEALMWFSRGYYSMEETDEGDLILYDLRFGRDDLWLNDTGDYVWGNRIILDETGDAEMFEAYLPSFDVRSRNLKAFWHRIWGK from the coding sequence ATGGACTCTATTACTCAGGCTACCCTGGGCGCTGCCGTTGGAGAAGCTTTGCTTGGAAAAAAAGCAGGGTACCGTGCAGCAGCGTGGGGAGCCGTATTGGGAACCTTGCCCGACCTGGATATCCTGATCGACCCTTTTGTTGATGCGGTGAACGAACTTTATTTTCACCGCAATTTTACCCATTCGATAATTTTTGCTTTAGCCACTGCTCCGGTATTTGGATGGCTCATCGACCGGTTTCACATAAAACTTGAAGTTGGGTGGCTCCGCTGGGCAAACTTATCGTTCTGGGTGATTTTTACACATATACTGATTGATCTCCCAACAACATATGGAACGCAAATTCTGCAACCGTTCACAAATCACCCGTATGCCCTCGATTCTATATTTATTATCGATCCGCTGTTTACACTTCCGCTGCTCACCGGCCTGGTCGGGGCTCTCGTGCTTCGGCGTTCAAGGCCCGATACTGCCTCGCTTCTCAACCAGGCCGGGTTAGCAATTGCCACGCTTTATATGCTTTGGGGACTCGGGATAAAATCGCACGTTCATTCGGTTTTCCAGGAATCCTTTAAGAACCAGTACGGATATTTCGAACAGATAAAATCTACACCCAACGGCCCCACCACTTTTCTCTGGAACGGGTATATCATCAAGCAGGATACTCTCTACCATTCTCTCTATTCAATATTTGATGAGTCAACCGATCTGCAGTTCGAAAAAATTCCCCGCAACTCACACCTGATTCAACCGTTTGAAGGCGACCGCGCCTATGAAGCACTGATGTGGTTTTCGCGAGGATATTATTCTATGGAAGAAACCGATGAAGGAGATCTCATACTCTACGATTTGCGGTTCGGAAGGGATGATTTATGGCTGAATGATACCGGGGATTATGTGTGGGGAAACAGAATTATTCTCGATGAAACCGGAGATGCTGAAATGTTTGAAGC